ATACGCCTCGATTGCCTTGACTCGAACCCTCTCCTTAGAAGCATCTTGTACATTCTTCAATGCCTTCACAAAACAGGGGAAGTTTATAATTAACTGAAGAACTTTAATCTGTACTGTATCATAAAGAATGTATTTTGCTACCTTAGGCACAACCAACTTTGGAGGAGCTTGAACTACGTCTCCAAATTTGATTTCCTCACGTCCAGGAAAGTCTatattctcttctttcttgccctttctctttttgtttttctttgcttcCAAGTACCTGATTATAAAAAGCTTCTCAGTTGTTACCAATCAGTAGAAGATGGGTAAGCTTGATTCATTTGATCACCGCAATGATACAATAACCCAAGAAAATTGCAATTTGTTCACTTTTCCAGATGATTCATTTACAAGCATTCTGATACAAGAACATAAGGCAGTCATTCTGACCCTGCTATATTATCTATGCAGCATTCCACTTCCAGGGAGCTAAACATTCAATACTTTCATTCGAAAAAGGTGTTAAAATACGTACCTTTTCTTGCGCTCCTTTCTTTTTAGACGAGTTTCTGATTGCTTCGATGCTTCTGTTTCAAACCGAAGGTCATGCActtgctttctctttcttttcttctttctcttctcatcTGTATGTTGAGGTTCCAAATTCCCAGCATCACCCTCATCTTCAAAACCAGTCTCGAAGTCCACTTCATCCGTGGGTTTCTGTTCACATAaccattgttttttttactttgttaTACAACATGCCAATGTCACCAACTCAAATTCAATGTGAGCAATCATCAGTAATAATTAAACTAAGCCTCAATAACATTGAATTGCAATTTTTGCACAAAAAACTTGCCTCAAGTTTCAATCAAACTGTCCAAACCAGACCCGAAGCCAAAACCCACAATTTCAAAaacatatgcatatataacTTTTGTAACATAAGTGCAACGACAAGGCAAGCACTTACTGGTTCAGCAGCATCAACTCCattttccctcttttttcGTTCAGCAGCTTTTACGACCTTGAAAGAAGAGTCTGAAACCCATCGATAACAAACAATTGACAACAGTAAGTTTAAACAGGGAGAAAATtaagtaaaaatattttttctttcgaaaaaaagaaaacaataagtGAAGAAGAAACCTTGAGGGTCATGAGATTTAGTGAAGGCGAGGAGTTTGCGAAGTTTAGAGGGCAAAGCGTCGGCTTGGGAATAATCAGGTGGTGGCGGCAGCCTTGTGTAGCCTCCGTGCGCTGCATTGTAGTTCTTCTCTCTTCGTCTCCTTCCTTTACCtcccatatctctctctctctctctctctctctctctctctctctaaaccctaaatcactGTAATTAGGTGGCTGTGGCTTTTTGGGCTTATTTGAGGCCCATCCTCCTACccatcttctcttttcttgacCCGGTAAAAATTATTTCAAGGAAATATAAAATCTCAGCTTATCTTTCATGaatactagccccttgacacatgctcacgtatgtgccaattggttttctttttcttttttattttatttttagaattaataaaagataacagggtagttatctatatatataaagcaaaaggcagagaatggtgaaacattcaaaataccagaaaatgcccttggttaatgcaaacattaagaattgaaattattaattaaatgaggataatatggtaaattcacaatttttcgtattaaaaaaattaaaattaaaagaaaattcagataatgggtcctatttttatggaacacaaatatccattatcttttttaattctaaaataaatttaaattttttttaaaaaaaacctctcgcatgcgcggaagcgcgtgcagagaggctagtgttccataaaagtaggacctattatcttattttgtttttaattttaatttttttaatattaaaaaatgtgaatttaccatattatcctcatttaattaataatttcaattcttaatgtttgaattaacaaagggcattttctggtattttgaatgtttcaccattctctgccttttgctttatatatatagatatatatagattCACCAAAATACTCTCTAATCCTAAGTCCTAATTTTAGCctgaatttattaatttatttttcaagaaaaataaaaaaagaacaactCCAAACTTGCTCTTAGGTAGTTttatagagaaagaaaaaaaattgtaatctGCGTCCCATACTTTTAGTGTGAATTTACCTAAATTTTAAGAGTGTCGATTACAATTAGCACTCATGTAATTTAATTAGTATCAGTCACCcaaaaactttctttttcaaacttaacaaacaaattgaagtTACGGACTGTTACACTACATTGAAACTAACCACTATTTTTTTCAAGTGGGTGACCGTATTTTCACTTACATTTACACTAAATTGATGATGTGTAGTGTAGACAATTTTTCAACTCTTTATATCTTAAAAGGTTTGAGGCCTTTTAAATAAAGGAAACTAATATATGCGGACAACGCTAATGGGTATAACTCAGTTAGTTGAACTCTTCCAATTCTACTAATGTGGGCAGAAGAAGACACCTGTTTTTGTATAGCATCAATTAGCATCCATTGTGAACAGAAATTAGGCTCACCAGTGTCATGTGCGGTCAAACCGATTTTGTAACTTTAAGATTGATTTTGTCAATTTGTTACATATAGGACGTCCTgtatcacctttttttttttttttttttttttttcggggtCTGAAAAAGTCTGGTATCATCTTAAGTAGACAAAATAATAACTTAAATTTGGGGTTGGGATAAAAATGCAGACAAATTGTAAACCATAATAACGTAACAACTACTTCCAGTGGAAATTTCGACTGATTCAGTTCAGTTTGGCACAAGGAAACCAAGTTTCAATCAATCGCTCTTAATGAACAGTCCTGGCAGCCAAATCCAGTACTTTACAAGAATGAATAgcttctatattttcattcactaaaattaatttataaaaaatcaatgGACAAAAATGAACAGCTCGAGGCCCCGATAGACTTGAACTCATCGTCTCAATGTACATACTTACAACCGAATTGAGTCAAAAAAAACCCTCGCAGCAACTCTAATAACCTGTAACTCTAGGTATAAAGATAGGGTTTTTCTGCTTACCTAATACACATATGTTACACTC
Above is a window of Prunus persica cultivar Lovell chromosome G2, Prunus_persica_NCBIv2, whole genome shotgun sequence DNA encoding:
- the LOC18785588 gene encoding uncharacterized protein LOC18785588, which translates into the protein MGGKGRRRREKNYNAAHGGYTRLPPPPDYSQADALPSKLRKLLAFTKSHDPQDSSFKVVKAAERKKRENGVDAAEPKPTDEVDFETGFEDEGDAGNLEPQHTDEKRKKKRKRKQVHDLRFETEASKQSETRLKRKERKKRYLEAKKNKKRKGKKEENIDFPGREEIKFGDVVQAPPKLVVPKALKNVQDASKERVRVKAIEAYRQRKGWNARPGIQLPPPVTSTAL